The Camelus ferus isolate YT-003-E chromosome 32, BCGSAC_Cfer_1.0, whole genome shotgun sequence genome window below encodes:
- the PPM1F gene encoding protein phosphatase 1F — MASAALQPSSQTAEETPGFVDAFLHEFPAPLSPESPLPWRVPGTVFSQEEVEGELADLVMGFLGSRSAPPPLAACLAHEAVSQLLQTDLSELRKLPEQEDEDEEEEKAPVTLLDAAGLARSLFTWLWEACSRWQKQVPMAARAPQRQWLVSVHAIRNARRRMEDRHVCLPAFNLLFGLSDPVDRAYFAVFDGHGGVDAARYASVHVQANAARHPELPSNPAGALRAAFGRTDEMFLRKAKREQLQSGTTGVCALITGKTLHVAWLGDSQVVLVQQGQVVKLMEPHRPERQDEKDRIEALGGFVSHMDCWRVNGTLAVSRAIGDIFQKPYVSGEADVASRELVGTEDYLLLACDGFFDVVPHQDVAGLVQGHLLRQQGSAEHVAEELVAEARERGSHDNITVMVVFLRDPQVLLEGGAQGVGLSEPETSSPPRS, encoded by the exons ATGGCCTctgcagccctgcagcccagcagtCAGACGGCAGAGGAGACCCCTGGCTTCGTGGACGCGTTCCTCCATGAATTCCCAGCCCCACTGAGCCCGGAGAGTCCTCTGCCATGGAGGGTCCCAGGGACAGTCTTCagccaggaggaggtggagggcgAGCTGGCTGACCTGGTGATGGGCTTCCTGGGCAGCAG GAGCGCTCCACCACCACTTGCTGCGTGTCTGGCCCACGAGGCAgtttcccagctgctgcagacGGACCTTTCTGAGTTAAGGAAACTGCCGGAGCAGGAGGATGAagacgaggaggaggagaaggccccTGTGACCC TGCTGGACGCCGCTGGCCTGGCACGGAGCCTCTTCACCTGGCTCTGGGAGGCATGCAGCCGGTGGCAGAAGCAGGTGCCCATGGCGGCCCGGGCTCCACAGCGGCAGTGGCTGGTCTCCGTCCACGCCATCCGCAATGCCCGCCGCAGGATGGAGGACCGGCATGTGTGCCTGCCCGCCTTCAACCTGCTCTTCGGCCTGTCT GACCCCGTGGACCGCGCCTACTTCGCCGTGTTTGACGGTCACGGAGGGGTGGACGCCGCAAGGTACGCATCTGTGCACGTGCAGGCCAACGCCGCCCGCCACCCGGAGCTGCCCAGCAACCCCGCAGGGGCCCTGCGGGCAGCCTTCGGTCGCACCGACGAGATGTTCCTCCGGAAAGCCAAGCGAGAG CAGCTGCAGAGCGGCACCACGGGAGTGTGCGCACTGATCACCGGGAAGACCCTGCATGTGGCCTGGCTTGGGGACTCCCAGGTGGTCCTGGTGCAGCAGGGGCAGGTGGTGAAACTGATGGAGCCGCACAGGCCAGAGCGGCAG GACGAGAAGGACCGCATCGAGGCGCTGGGTGGCTTCGTGTCCCACATGGACTGCTGGAGGGTCAACGGGACCCTGGCCGTCTCCAGAGCCATCG GGGACATCTTCCAGAAGCCCTACGTGTCTGGGGAGGCGGATGTGGCCTCACGAGAGCTGGTGGGCACAGAGGACTACTTGCTGCTGGCCTGCGATGGCTTCTTCGACGTGGTCCCCCACCAGGATGTGGCTGGCCTTGTGCAGGGCCACCTGCTCAGGCAGCAGGGCAGCGCGGAGCACGTGGCCGAGGAGCTGGTGGCTGAGGCCCGGGAGCGGGGCTCCCATGACAACATCACAGTCATGGTGGTCTTCCTCCGGGACCCGCAAGTCCTGCTTGAGGGCGGGGCCCAGGGAGTGGGCCTCTCAGAGCCAGAGACCAGCTCTCCACCAAGAAGCTAG